In Candidatus Methylomirabilis sp., the sequence CAAGGCGGCCGGCGTGAAGATGGAGGAGGCAGTCCCGGCCGGCCCCAAGCCGCTGGCCGGCAAGACCTTTGTTCTCACCGGGACGCTCTCCTCCATGAGCCGCGACAGCGCCCGGGACCTGATCACCCGCCTCGGCGGCCGGGTCACGGCCACGGTGAGCAAGAAGACCGACTACGTGGTGGCGGGGAAGGAGCCCGGGAGCAAGCTGGACGACGCCCGCCGCCTCGGGGTCGCCACGCTGGACGAGGCCGCCTTCCTCGCCCTGGTAGGAAAGGCGTGATGGGACGGGGCACGCTGCTGATCCTGACCGGCACCTGCGCCCTCCTGGCGGCGGCCGCCGCCCTGCCGGGTCTCCGGACGGCTTGGCAGGCACCGCCCCGGATGCCGCCGGCGGCCGCCGAGCGCTACTTCACCCCCGAGGAAGAGGCCCGCGGCCGCGCCTATATGCGCCCCCGCTACGCGTTTGCCATCGTCGGGCGGCTTCTGATCATTCCCGTCCTCCTCGTCCTGGGCTTCTCCTCCGCGGGAGCGGCGCTGCGAGACGCCGCCGCCAGGATCGCCGGGCCCCGACCCTTCCTCACGGCGGTGGGGGTGGGGGTCGCCCTCTTCCTCCTCCTGCAGGCGATCGGGTTTCCCCTGACCTTCTACGTCGGCTACATCCGGGAAAAGGCCTTCGGCCTCTCCACGCAGACGGCGCAGGCCTGGCTCTGGGATTACGCGAAGGGGGCGGCGCTGGGCGGGCTGCTCTTCGTGGCAATCGTGGCAGGGTGGTCGGCCCTCGCCCGGCGCCTCCCCGAGGCCTGGCCGCTTCCCGTCTGGGGCGCTGCCGTCCTGCTCACGGTCCTCCTGGTGGCCGGCGCGCCGGTGCTGATCGATCCGCTGTTCAACACGTTCACGCCGCTCCCCGAGGGGGACCTGCGCGCGAGGGTGGCAGCGCTGGCGGAGCGGGCCGGGATTCCGGCCGGCGAAATCTACGAGGCCGACGCCAGCCGGCGGACC encodes:
- a CDS encoding M48 family metallopeptidase yields the protein MGRGTLLILTGTCALLAAAAALPGLRTAWQAPPRMPPAAAERYFTPEEEARGRAYMRPRYAFAIVGRLLIIPVLLVLGFSSAGAALRDAAARIAGPRPFLTAVGVGVALFLLLQAIGFPLTFYVGYIREKAFGLSTQTAQAWLWDYAKGAALGGLLFVAIVAGWSALARRLPEAWPLPVWGAAVLLTVLLVAGAPVLIDPLFNTFTPLPEGDLRARVAALAERAGIPAGEIYEADASRRTVKANAYVTGLLGTTRIVLYDTLSRTADRDAQEVVVAHELGHWRAGHIGKGIGLSAAGLFGLLWLLWAVEHLALRIPRLPLKGAGDPAALPLLLAVGLSVLLLTAPLQHALSRAFEREADEASLELTGKTEAFIQAEVVLARANRADLTPPAWAVFWFYTHPPVLERIGMGEAFRPALPAFQPGG